In the Paenibacillus sp. FSL H7-0357 genome, one interval contains:
- a CDS encoding MFS transporter, which produces MSQRSSSAGKLQSADASVKLPWLALLALAMTGFICILTETIPAGLLPLIGEGLNISKGLAGQLVTSYAIGSIVAAIPFAMFTSGFRRRPLLLAIIAVFLVFNTVTALSASYVLTLIARFFAGMAAGAAWGMIAGYARRMVPEILKGRALAVAMVGTPIALTFGVPLGTMLGDLIGWRAVFGLMSLLTLILIGWVLWKVPDYSGQTTNQRMTFRQVFVMPGLRSILIVVFTWMLAHNILYTYISPFLEPIGLSERVDLVLLVFGIAALISIWIVGLLIDRMLRPLVLISLIGFVLVSVALWVGGTSAPIVYTAVVLWGLTFGGAATLLQTAQANASGEEGVDIAMPINTTVWNLAIAGGGIVGGALLEHVGVQSFPVALLILLLVALIIAWSAKRHGFPSKQ; this is translated from the coding sequence TTGTCCCAACGTTCATCATCCGCGGGTAAACTTCAATCTGCCGACGCTTCTGTTAAGCTTCCCTGGCTTGCTCTGCTGGCGCTTGCTATGACAGGATTCATCTGCATTCTTACTGAAACCATTCCGGCGGGGCTACTCCCACTAATAGGAGAAGGGCTAAATATTTCTAAGGGGTTGGCTGGTCAACTGGTAACTTCTTATGCGATTGGTTCCATAGTGGCCGCAATTCCGTTCGCCATGTTTACCAGCGGGTTTAGGCGCCGTCCGCTGTTGCTCGCCATTATAGCGGTATTCTTGGTATTTAACACCGTCACCGCTCTGTCGGCCAGTTATGTGTTGACACTCATCGCTCGTTTCTTCGCCGGTATGGCTGCCGGCGCCGCATGGGGGATGATCGCCGGTTACGCACGGCGGATGGTGCCAGAGATCTTGAAAGGACGTGCTTTGGCAGTTGCGATGGTGGGAACTCCAATCGCTCTTACGTTCGGAGTACCATTGGGCACCATGCTCGGTGACCTGATTGGTTGGCGTGCCGTTTTTGGACTCATGTCTCTTCTCACTCTTATTTTAATTGGTTGGGTGCTGTGGAAAGTTCCGGATTATTCAGGGCAAACTACAAATCAAAGAATGACCTTTAGGCAAGTGTTTGTTATGCCCGGCTTACGTTCAATTCTTATAGTGGTGTTTACCTGGATGTTGGCACACAATATCTTATATACGTATATCTCACCCTTTCTCGAGCCAATCGGACTCTCAGAGCGTGTCGATCTTGTCTTGCTGGTCTTCGGAATAGCCGCACTTATCTCCATCTGGATTGTCGGACTGTTAATTGACCGTATGCTACGCCCTCTTGTATTGATCAGCCTAATTGGTTTTGTGCTTGTGTCCGTTGCCCTATGGGTGGGCGGCACATCAGCACCGATTGTCTATACAGCAGTTGTGTTATGGGGACTGACCTTCGGCGGTGCTGCCACGTTGCTGCAAACCGCCCAAGCTAATGCAAGCGGTGAAGAAGGCGTGGATATCGCAATGCCGATAAATACCACAGTATGGAATTTGGCCATCGCTGGCGGAGGAATTGTTGGTGGCGCGTTGCTAGAGCATGTTGGAGTTCAGTCTTTTCCGGTGGCGCTATTGATCCTGCTACTTGTTGCATTGATTATCGCTTGGAGTGCGAAGAGACACGGATTCCCTAGTAAGCAGTGA
- a CDS encoding TetR/AcrR family transcriptional regulator, with translation MPRTGRPRSFNRDEAVVAAMILFWDYGFESTSLAQLRAAMGDISAASFYAAFESKEMLFREVVKHYISTYGQVSESFRDTSITSKEAIEQGLRRSAQMQTEKSHPLGCLLVLSDVSCSPEHKHIREMLSKEREKVRSWLHDCIDKAVANGELPDSTDVSMLVTLFDTFLRGISTQARDNVPYESIDSAINQLMSVWEILSVKPSAQETV, from the coding sequence ATGCCACGAACGGGACGCCCCCGATCATTTAATCGAGACGAAGCGGTTGTTGCCGCAATGATACTGTTCTGGGATTATGGCTTCGAATCGACTTCACTTGCTCAGTTGCGCGCAGCAATGGGAGACATATCTGCGGCGAGTTTTTATGCAGCATTTGAATCCAAAGAAATGCTGTTCCGCGAAGTAGTGAAACATTATATCTCAACTTATGGACAGGTTTCAGAAAGTTTCAGGGATACAAGCATAACATCGAAGGAAGCTATTGAGCAGGGATTAAGGCGATCGGCACAAATGCAAACAGAGAAGTCCCACCCATTAGGCTGTCTTCTAGTTTTGTCTGATGTATCCTGTTCTCCCGAGCATAAACACATACGAGAGATGCTCTCCAAGGAGCGTGAGAAGGTCCGCAGTTGGCTACACGATTGTATAGACAAGGCCGTAGCAAATGGTGAGTTGCCTGATTCCACGGATGTTTCCATGCTAGTCACCTTATTTGACACCTTTCTTCGAGGAATCTCGACACAAGCCCGGGACAATGTTCCATACGAGTCAATTGACTCTGCCATTAATCAACTAATGAGCGTATGGGAAATATTATCCGTTAAGCCAAGTGCTCAGGAGACTGTTTGA
- a CDS encoding class I SAM-dependent methyltransferase produces MNNRERFSNRVDSYLKYRPSYPKEAVDYLYDFVGLRSNSKIADIGSGTGIFSKLLLERGSYVTAVEPNQAMRVAAEQMLESNPNFQTISGSAESTGLPDQSVEFIVCAQAFHWFDRLATQTEFRRILQPGGRVILIWNSRLTNGTSFREEYDQLLHTYGTDYEKVNHKNISQTMLLSFFKEGTMHEVRFRMSQEFDFEGLRGRLQSSSYSPVPGHPNYNPMMTELRNLFDRNNQDGIVLFDYETEIFWGEV; encoded by the coding sequence ATGAACAATAGAGAAAGATTTTCGAACCGGGTCGATTCATATTTGAAGTACCGCCCGAGCTATCCGAAAGAGGCTGTTGATTATTTGTACGACTTCGTCGGTTTGCGTTCAAACAGTAAAATAGCAGACATCGGTTCAGGTACAGGAATCTTTTCAAAGCTGCTTCTGGAACGCGGAAGCTATGTGACCGCGGTCGAGCCGAATCAGGCAATGCGGGTAGCCGCCGAGCAAATGTTAGAAAGCAATCCGAACTTTCAGACTATATCAGGTTCTGCAGAATCTACTGGATTACCTGATCAGTCGGTTGAGTTTATTGTCTGCGCACAAGCGTTTCACTGGTTTGATCGCTTAGCAACGCAAACCGAGTTCCGTAGAATTCTACAGCCGGGCGGGAGAGTAATACTAATCTGGAATTCCCGTCTTACAAACGGTACTTCATTTCGTGAAGAGTACGATCAACTGCTTCATACATACGGAACAGACTACGAAAAAGTCAATCATAAAAATATTTCTCAGACGATGCTTCTCTCTTTTTTCAAGGAAGGTACGATGCATGAAGTGCGATTCAGAATGAGTCAGGAGTTCGATTTCGAGGGCTTGAGAGGCCGGTTGCAATCATCTTCCTACAGCCCTGTACCCGGGCATCCGAATTACAATCCGATGATGACGGAACTGCGAAATCTATTTGATAGGAATAATCAGGATGGTATCGTTCTATTTGATTATGAAACTGAGATATTTTGGGGAGAAGTATAG
- a CDS encoding linear amide C-N hydrolase, translated as MSTAIYFGGDGTRLLAKNQDIPYAGVYIFTNKRGVAKSALVQPPNQPAKWISRYGSLTVSQVGKEMPNCGFNEAGLVVEQTTLWQSTYSNDEELPAIGELQWIQLLLDTCATVKEAELAASLVRIVEPMSRLHYMIADRTGDCAIFEFIDGTMRVYKSDSLPFPIMANTPYSEAIRDLEDVDECWRGTYSDYEYNSMERFVEGAAHLTGGFPAFKNDRLKFMLETLQAVRRKDTAFSLIYDLQQMQLHFTSSLYPELKTFRLSEVDFSAHATTMALNLQQPAGSSGDICYVCYDAKLNYTVANAFFRDPALTSAFGWNITDEMINFFAAFPDSFPSNGKR; from the coding sequence ATGAGTACTGCAATTTACTTCGGCGGGGATGGAACCCGGTTGCTTGCAAAGAATCAGGATATTCCTTACGCAGGAGTGTACATATTCACGAATAAGCGTGGTGTTGCCAAAAGCGCACTAGTGCAACCGCCAAATCAGCCAGCAAAATGGATTTCTAGATACGGAAGTCTGACCGTCTCGCAAGTTGGCAAAGAAATGCCTAACTGCGGTTTCAACGAAGCAGGTCTCGTAGTGGAACAGACGACACTATGGCAATCTACTTATTCGAATGACGAGGAATTACCTGCGATCGGTGAGCTACAGTGGATCCAATTGCTACTTGATACTTGTGCCACGGTGAAAGAAGCAGAACTAGCGGCTTCACTGGTCCGAATTGTAGAGCCGATGTCACGGTTGCATTATATGATAGCTGACCGCACTGGTGATTGCGCAATATTCGAATTTATAGACGGAACCATGCGTGTATACAAAAGCGACAGTTTGCCGTTTCCAATTATGGCGAACACACCCTATTCCGAGGCGATAAGAGACTTGGAAGACGTAGATGAGTGCTGGAGGGGCACGTACAGCGATTACGAATACAACTCCATGGAACGTTTTGTGGAAGGGGCGGCTCATCTTACTGGTGGGTTCCCTGCTTTCAAGAATGACCGACTCAAATTCATGCTGGAAACTTTACAAGCGGTTCGGCGGAAAGATACTGCTTTCAGTCTGATATATGATTTGCAACAGATGCAACTTCATTTTACGTCGAGCCTTTATCCTGAATTGAAAACGTTTCGGCTTAGTGAGGTGGATTTCTCCGCGCACGCAACGACAATGGCGTTGAACCTTCAGCAGCCTGCAGGTAGTAGTGGAGATATTTGTTATGTGTGCTACGATGCGAAATTGAACTATACCGTTGCAAATGCATTTTTCAGGGATCCCGCTCTAACTAGTGCGTTCGGATGGAATATAACCGATGAAATGATTAACTTTTTCGCTGCATTTCCCGATAGCTTTCCGAGCAACGGGAAACGTTAG
- a CDS encoding helix-turn-helix domain-containing protein, translating to MNKHEQVQSKTVLEYMVMINEQSYSGIGRQLQITPQQFSDWIKKRRPIPQERLQALADYFGVDGAIFVDNSNFAKPMTPLGKIELHILLVEQKVAQLVEERADEEDIEPYREKKQKLLKEKADQHRLERIAAALQQNDERIDWIFDIVLAELDAGQVEELEMKLEMGRNRP from the coding sequence ATGAATAAGCATGAACAGGTCCAATCCAAAACAGTGTTGGAATATATGGTCATGATTAACGAACAATCCTATTCAGGCATTGGCCGTCAGCTTCAGATTACACCGCAGCAGTTTTCCGATTGGATTAAAAAACGCCGGCCGATTCCACAAGAACGGCTGCAGGCGCTCGCCGATTATTTTGGTGTGGATGGAGCTATATTCGTAGATAACAGCAATTTCGCAAAACCAATGACGCCTTTGGGGAAAATCGAACTCCATATCCTATTAGTGGAGCAAAAGGTGGCACAGCTTGTAGAGGAAAGGGCTGATGAAGAAGATATTGAACCTTATAGAGAAAAAAAACAGAAGCTTCTTAAGGAGAAGGCTGACCAGCATCGCCTAGAAAGAATTGCTGCCGCACTTCAGCAGAATGACGAACGAATCGACTGGATATTTGATATCGTACTAGCTGAGCTTGATGCGGGACAGGTTGAAGAACTCGAAATGAAGCTGGAAATGGGAAGGAACCGACCATGA
- a CDS encoding IS110 family transposase: MKFKAQDKQNQLIENITVHHLVIGVDIAQEVHVARAVSFRGIALGTPLEFGNHREGFDLFERWIQDLLKSYKLSSVIVGMEPTGHYWFSLAHWLLDQGMEPVLVNPHLVKKNKENRDNTPSKSDHKDALVIADMVKNGYYSPVRFHPEEYEELRILMANRETVTKRLNAAVNQIHRWVDIVFPELRQVFKILTCTSAIATLRLFPLPKEIRLLNTEQVLSGWKQYVKRHAGVKRAELLISLAKSSVGATQALHAYKLHLGQLLEEYDLAQRQLEQIEHELRLILERIPYAQKLLEIRGIYVTNLAGVLGEAGDLSGYTHGNALLRHAGLNLAEASSGKWRGKMVLSKRGRPRLRHFLYLMTMSMVMTNPEIRAAHRYNVEEKKLKKMKSIMKLIGKVARMLVALAKSSTAYEPIKVFPQAA; encoded by the coding sequence ATGAAGTTTAAGGCACAAGATAAGCAAAATCAACTCATAGAAAACATTACCGTTCATCATTTGGTCATAGGTGTAGACATCGCCCAAGAAGTCCATGTGGCCCGCGCAGTCAGCTTTCGTGGGATTGCTTTGGGCACTCCGCTCGAATTCGGTAACCATCGTGAAGGGTTCGATCTGTTCGAACGCTGGATCCAAGATCTACTCAAATCCTACAAACTTAGCAGCGTCATAGTTGGTATGGAACCCACTGGCCACTACTGGTTTAGCCTGGCACATTGGCTACTCGATCAAGGCATGGAGCCCGTACTGGTTAATCCTCATCTCGTCAAAAAGAACAAGGAAAACCGGGATAATACACCGTCTAAAAGTGACCATAAAGATGCGCTTGTCATAGCAGACATGGTTAAAAACGGGTACTACTCCCCCGTTCGTTTTCATCCCGAAGAATACGAGGAACTACGTATTTTAATGGCAAACCGAGAGACGGTTACCAAGCGCCTCAACGCTGCGGTTAATCAGATTCATCGCTGGGTAGACATTGTTTTCCCTGAACTTCGTCAGGTCTTTAAAATCCTTACTTGCACCAGTGCAATCGCAACACTCAGACTCTTCCCCTTGCCTAAAGAGATCCGCCTGTTAAATACGGAACAGGTCCTTAGCGGTTGGAAGCAATATGTAAAGCGTCATGCTGGAGTTAAACGTGCTGAACTACTCATTTCACTTGCGAAATCCAGTGTGGGTGCCACTCAGGCACTCCACGCATACAAGCTCCATCTTGGGCAATTACTCGAAGAATATGACCTGGCCCAGCGCCAGCTTGAACAAATTGAGCATGAGCTCCGCCTCATTCTTGAGCGTATTCCTTATGCACAGAAGCTCCTTGAAATACGAGGCATCTATGTTACCAATCTAGCTGGTGTACTCGGTGAGGCTGGTGATCTAAGCGGATATACGCACGGAAATGCTTTACTGCGGCATGCTGGGTTAAATCTAGCTGAAGCTAGCTCCGGGAAATGGCGGGGAAAGATGGTGCTCAGCAAACGAGGTCGGCCACGTTTACGTCATTTTCTTTATCTCATGACAATGAGTATGGTTATGACAAATCCGGAAATACGAGCGGCACATCGTTACAATGTAGAGGAAAAGAAACTGAAGAAGATGAAATCCATTATGAAATTAATCGGTAAAGTAGCGCGAATGCTAGTCGCATTGGCTAAAAGCAGTACCGCTTACGAACCGATCAAGGTATTCCCACAAGCAGCATAA
- a CDS encoding IS1595 family transposase, producing the protein MDLKELKKLADTLDDNGKRELIYFLQSRTKGVALPVRAIDEIQEQKHKDGLVCPHYKNHSVVRFGKYAVRTRTGEVKRQRYRCKSCRQTFNDLTNTPLQRMRRPHMWVRFIECIIEGFSLRKCAEQLNDEVTHVTLFYWRHKILSALKQIPTEAFQDIVEMDETYFLYSEKGKRNIAERKPRKRGGKAKYRGISHDQVCVLVARDRQKMTYSGVLGRGRIRITKLDEAIGGHLSDSNVLCTDSWRAFSSYANSKGMTHYRFKSDGKQRVKGVYHIQITKYLQNYLAWFRYLDSKEYENTASNKKNMLVKSCLFTVTDTNTKLRLSAYSC; encoded by the coding sequence ATGGATTTAAAGGAACTGAAAAAGCTTGCTGATACGTTGGACGATAATGGTAAGCGAGAACTTATCTACTTTTTGCAGTCCCGAACCAAGGGAGTGGCACTTCCAGTTCGAGCGATTGATGAAATTCAAGAGCAGAAGCATAAAGATGGACTTGTTTGCCCGCATTACAAAAACCATTCTGTTGTTCGATTTGGAAAGTACGCTGTAAGAACACGCACTGGAGAGGTTAAACGTCAACGTTACCGTTGTAAGTCCTGTCGCCAAACATTCAATGACCTTACGAACACCCCTCTGCAACGAATGAGGCGACCTCATATGTGGGTTCGTTTTATCGAATGCATTATTGAGGGCTTTTCTCTGAGAAAATGTGCAGAGCAGTTAAACGATGAAGTCACGCATGTCACCTTGTTTTACTGGCGGCATAAGATTCTTTCCGCTCTGAAGCAGATTCCAACCGAAGCATTTCAAGATATTGTTGAAATGGACGAGACCTACTTTCTTTACTCGGAAAAGGGTAAGCGGAATATTGCCGAACGCAAGCCACGTAAACGTGGCGGCAAAGCGAAATATCGTGGTATAAGCCACGATCAAGTGTGCGTGCTGGTTGCCCGTGACCGTCAGAAAATGACTTACTCTGGCGTACTTGGGCGTGGACGTATTCGGATTACAAAATTAGACGAAGCGATTGGTGGTCATCTATCTGACTCAAACGTGTTATGCACTGATTCATGGAGGGCATTTAGCTCCTATGCGAATTCAAAAGGCATGACTCATTACCGATTCAAGTCCGACGGAAAACAACGTGTGAAAGGCGTGTACCATATCCAAATAACAAAGTATTTGCAGAATTACTTGGCGTGGTTTCGTTACTTAGACAGCAAGGAATATGAGAATACCGCATCGAATAAGAAAAATATGTTGGTCAAATCGTGCCTGTTTACTGTGACCGACACGAACACCAAACTTCGGCTTTCTGCTTATTCTTGTTAA